In a genomic window of Macrobrachium nipponense isolate FS-2020 chromosome 10, ASM1510439v2, whole genome shotgun sequence:
- the LOC135224030 gene encoding putative ankyrin repeat protein RF_0381 produces MGAHAAALGGKCDAINVLLESGFDINRKTKEGNTIIHLASWKGHKELVQLLISKGANVNDKGNKGRTPLHLAVQSNNVSVVEELIESGATVDVHDNKQCTPLHLATAHAGIYSTDICGDMAAHVAAKYGKKDALEYLLGLGFDVKCKTKKGNTLLNLAASKGHLELVQLLINKGANINDQGCYGYTALHSAVQSNHDSLVQYLIELGAEVDAENDSGFDVNDKTKEGNTMLHLAALKGHRELVQLLISKGANVNDKNNIGWTALHAAVASNDVSVVQELIESGARVDFLDNQQYTPLHLAT; encoded by the exons ATGGGTGCTCATGCTGCTGCATTGGGTGGGAAATGTGATGCCATTAATGTTCTGTTAGAGTCGGGGTTTGATATAAACCGcaaaactaaagaaggaaatacAATAATTCATTTAGCATCTTGGAAAGGTCACAAAGAATTAGTGCaactcttgatcagtaaaggggcaaatgtTAATGACAAAGGCAACAAAGGTCGCACACCATTACATTTAGCTGTTCAATCTAACAATGTTAGTGTAGTTgaggaactcattgagagtggggctacagTAGATGTTCATGACAATAAACAATGCACTCCTTTGCATCTTGCAACAG caCATGCTGGTATTTATAGTACTGACATATGTGGTGACATGGCTGCTCATGTTGCAGCTAAATACGGAAAAAAAGATGCTTTAGAGTATCTTTTAGGATTAGGGTTCGATGTAAAATGCAAAACCAAAAAAGGAAACACATTGCTTAATTTAGCCGCTTCGAAAGGTCACCTTGAATTAGTGCAACTCTTGATCAACAAAGGAGCAAATATAAATGACCAAGGTTGTTATGGTTACACGGCATTACATTCAGCTGTTCAGTCTAACCATGATAGTTTAGTTCAATACCTCATTGAGCTTGGAGCTGAGGTAGATGCTGAAAATG ATTCGGGGTTTGATGTAAACGAcaaaactaaagaaggaaatacaatgcttcatttagcagctttaaaaggtcacagagaattagtgcaactcttgatcagtaaaggggcaaatgtcaatgacaaaAATAACATTGGTTGGACAGCATTACATGCAGCAGTTGCATCTAACGACGTTAGTGTAgttcaggaactcattgagagtggggctaGAGTAGATTTTCTTGACAATCAACAATACACTCCTTTGCATCTTGCAACATGA